In Candidatus Eisenbacteria bacterium, the sequence CAGCAGCGACGGGCGGTAGTCGGCCGGGTGGGTGCGCTGCATCAGGCGAAGAAGCTGAAGAACATCATCTGGGTCGCATAGGCGACGAGACCGTTGTCGCGATCCCACACCGACATCTCGACCGAGGCATAGCCGTCCCCGGCCCAGCGCGCGCGATTGTGGGCGAGGAGCCAGCCCGGTCCGGCGTCCGCGAGCACGTGCACCGTCAGGTCGGCGCTCGGCGGAAGCCAGGGCCGGACGCCGGGACCCACCTTTTCGCTGACCGCGCCCGGCATCGTGTCGCACAGCGAGACGAGGGCGAGCGGATCGAGGTGGCCGCCGTCCACGAGAGGCGGGTCGTCGAACCGACACCACGCGGCGCAATCGGACGCGGTCGGCACCCACGTCTCCCACGGCGGGTGGCCGATGGCCGCGCGCCCCTCGACCTGATCCCACCACGAGAAGCGGTACTTCCGCTCGAAGCCCGGCGGCGGGGGATCGCGGAACGAGGGACATTCTTCGGGTGGCGGCACGCGCGGCGGCGCGATATCGGTGAACGCAAAGCCGTCGCGCGGACCACCGAACACGGCGATCGACGTGTGTCCCGCCGTCTCGCCGGCGCTCCGCACGGTGGCCGCGAGCTGCGACATCGAGCGGCCGCGGCGCAGCACGGTGACGTCGACGTCGA encodes:
- a CDS encoding thioesterase family protein; the protein is MAGRSRFTRETAVDRRGDGRYRAELGREWCAPILPQGGMVTAVALRAMQAELGAPDQRLRSVTTVFAAQVRPGPVDVDVTVLRRGRSMSQLAATVRSAGETAGHTSIAVFGGPRDGFAFTDIAPPRVPPPEECPSFRDPPPPGFERKYRFSWWDQVEGRAAIGHPPWETWVPTASDCAAWCRFDDPPLVDGGHLDPLALVSLCDTMPGAVSEKVGPGVRPWLPPSADLTVHVLADAGPGWLLAHNRARWAGDGYASVEMSVWDRDNGLVAYATQMMFFSFFA